Proteins encoded within one genomic window of Haematobia irritans isolate KBUSLIRL chromosome 5, ASM5000362v1, whole genome shotgun sequence:
- the LOC142241937 gene encoding ejaculatory bulb-specific protein 3-like isoform X2: MKLFTFAFVVVASMVIAVSADEKYTTKYDNVDVDEILKSDRLFKNYYNCLIDKGKCTPDARELKKTLPDALKTECSKCSEKQKQNSEKVLHYIIDEKPEEWKVLQTKYDPEKIYYNKYKGEAQKRGYNV, translated from the coding sequence ATGAAACTCTTTACCTTTGCCTTTGTTGTCGTGGCCTCCATGGTCATTGCTGTTTCAGCCGATGAGAAATACACCACCAAATACGATAATGTTGATGTTGATGAAATCTTGAAATCGGATCGTCTCTTTAAAAACTACTACAACTGTTTGATTGACAAGGGCAAATGTACTCCAGATGCCCGTGAATTGAAGAAGACTCTTCCCGATGCCCTCAAGACTGAATGTTCCAAATGTAGCGAAAAACAGAAACAGAATTCCGAAAAGGTTCTACATTACATTATTGACGAGAAACCAGAGGAATGGAAGGTATTACAGACCAAATATGATCCTGAGAAGATTTACTACAACAAATATAAGGGTGAAGCCCAAAAACGTGGATACAATGTTTAA
- the LOC142241937 gene encoding ejaculatory bulb-specific protein 3-like isoform X1, whose product MYNRVTMKLFTFAFVVVASMVIAVSADEKYTTKYDNVDVDEILKSDRLFKNYYNCLIDKGKCTPDARELKKTLPDALKTECSKCSEKQKQNSEKVLHYIIDEKPEEWKVLQTKYDPEKIYYNKYKGEAQKRGYNV is encoded by the coding sequence GTAACAATGAAACTCTTTACCTTTGCCTTTGTTGTCGTGGCCTCCATGGTCATTGCTGTTTCAGCCGATGAGAAATACACCACCAAATACGATAATGTTGATGTTGATGAAATCTTGAAATCGGATCGTCTCTTTAAAAACTACTACAACTGTTTGATTGACAAGGGCAAATGTACTCCAGATGCCCGTGAATTGAAGAAGACTCTTCCCGATGCCCTCAAGACTGAATGTTCCAAATGTAGCGAAAAACAGAAACAGAATTCCGAAAAGGTTCTACATTACATTATTGACGAGAAACCAGAGGAATGGAAGGTATTACAGACCAAATATGATCCTGAGAAGATTTACTACAACAAATATAAGGGTGAAGCCCAAAAACGTGGATACAATGTTTAA